The Aspergillus luchuensis IFO 4308 DNA, chromosome 7, nearly complete sequence genome has a segment encoding these proteins:
- a CDS encoding uncharacterized protein (COG:S;~EggNog:ENOG410PK7P;~InterPro:IPR001077,IPR036388,IPR016461,IPR029063, IPR036390;~PFAM:PF00891;~go_function: GO:0008168 - methyltransferase activity [Evidence IEA];~go_function: GO:0008171 - O-methyltransferase activity [Evidence IEA]) translates to MAQTIADVTATIKAALPKLSPTDNIPDSARFELLDVLDQLRAAVEPPIQTVLNICWAHHPLVAIRTAIGMGVFDAFAATGGVELSLEQLNEKTKGDKDLLVRIMRLLIANRLFTEPGVEKYKPQPLALAFATGAPPSEVIKNFHVNFRASAFTHDFLEARGYRSPDDAYDTPFQLAYGTTLHHFEWLAQDPAEQHAFNTVMESSNRAVEGAQWYDFYPWQERLSLATGDNVEEDRVLLVDIGGGKGHDLQAFKKRTNPTGRLVLQDLPGVIQDIKEPLPDGVEAVSYSMFDAQPVRGAKAYYMRTVLHDWPDKQALEVLQRVREAMADDSVLLINENTVPETGVPRFNTSVDLIMMNMFSSLERTDKQWLSLLERAGFKVVKVWRSDDQGTGSNALFEAVRV, encoded by the exons ATGGCTCAAACCATCGCCGATGTAACTGCGACTATTAAAGCAGCACTACCCAAGCTTTCGCCTACCGACAATATCCCAGACTCAGCACGATTCGAACTTCTCGATGTGTTGGACCAACTGCGTGCGGCCGTAGAGCCCCCTATCCAGACAGTGCTGAACATTTGCTGGGCG CATCATCCTCTAGTCGCAATCCGCACTGCTATTGGAATGGGAGTCTTTGATGCGTTCGCCGCTACCGGCGGTGTTGAGTTGTCTCTTGAGCAGTTGAATGAAAAGACCAAGGGCGACAAGGATCTGCTGG TCAGAATTATGCGCCTCCTCATTGCTAATCGCCTGTTCACCGAACCCGGTGTCGAAAAGTATAAGCCCCAGCCTTTGGCTTTGGCGTTCGCCACAGGCGCTCCGCCTAGCGAGGTTATCAAGAACTT CCATGTCAACTTCCGTGCCTCTGCATTTACGCATGACTTCCTCGAAGCCCGAGGATACCGCAGCCCAGATGACGCCTACGATACTCCTTTCCAGCTAGCGTACGGGACCACCCTGCACCACTTCGAATGGCTCGCACAGGACCCGGCCGAGCAGCATGCTTTCAACACAGTGATGGAGAGCAGCAATCGCGCAGTGGAGGGCGCTCAGTGGTATGATTTCTACCCGTGGCAAGAGCGGCTGTCACTGGCCACCGGTGACaatgtggaggaagatcgCGTACTCCTGGTTGACATTGGTGGCGGCAAGGGTCACGATTTGCAAGCCTTCAAAAAGAGGACAAACCCCACTGGCCGCCTGGTGCTTCAGGACCTCCCTGGGGTTATTCAGGACATCAAGGAGCCTCTTCCAGACGGTGTTGAAGCTGTTAGCTACAGCATGTTCGATGCGCAGCCTGTGCGTGGCGCCAAGGCTTACTATATGCGGACGGTGCTACATGACTGGCCGGATAAGCAGGCCTTAGAGGTGCTGCAACGTGTTCGGGAGGCAATGGCTGACGATTCTGTGCTGCTGATCAATGAGAATACTGTTCCCGAAACAGGGGTACCGCGGTTCAATACCAGCGTCGATCTCATAATGATGAATATGTTTTCTTCACTGGAGCGCACGGATAAGCAGTGGCTGAGTCTTTTGGAGCGTGCCGGATTCAAGGTCGTCAAAGTGTGGCGCTCGGACGATCAGGGAACGGGGTCCAATGCTCTGTTTGAGGCCGTTCGTGTTTAG
- a CDS encoding uncharacterized protein (COG:S;~EggNog:ENOG410PKP8;~TransMembrane:7 (o16-35i47-71o91-109i121-143o163-184i200-220o240-265i)) translates to MGLTLTGTYNTRQLEIVIINSILVVLSVSAVFLRVSPRRLQGLGLFIEDYLSIVALALALAVNALLFQSLHAGVGEHVDTLSAATVQEYSLLFWNTCLPVIKLSIVLFYQRIFPVPSMIFACRAVMLFLAAWYVAFQTTAIFQCIPIHHEWQKKTATGHCIDFVPFVITLAATNLCTDVLLLVLPTREIWKLQIPWPRKIGLSIIFTLGVIVCTISIVRLENLIAISDSDITWSDTYSHLWTAIESSLGVVVSCLPSLMPIVRLVRDRKLRRSGKSFSLPQDGSSSYPSYVRPPYELSKLSNHVTSGSRTRHRSGSSRSDLIQKAVGDIEIVTEINQQVESVSQCGFET, encoded by the exons ATGGGGCTGACCTTGACGGGCACGTACAACACCAGACAGCTAGAGattgtcatcatcaacagcatcCTCGTTGTATTGTCAGTTTCAGCTGTTTTTCTGAGAGTCTCTCCACGCAGATTACAAGGCCTGGGACTGTTCATAGAAGACTACCTGAGTATTGTCGCTCTG GCCTTGGCTCTTGCAGTTAATGcacttctcttccaga GTCTTCACGCCGGCGTTGGGGAACATGTCGATACGCTTTCCGCTGCTACTGTTCAGGAATATTCCTTG CTATTCTGGAATACATGCCTTCCGGTCATTAAGCTGTCTATCGTCTTATTCTACCAGCGCATTTTTCCAGTGCCTTCCATGATATTTGCGTGCCGCGCGGTCATGTTGTTTTTGGCTGCGTGGTACGTTGCATTTCAAACAACTGCCATCTTCCAATGCATCCCAATACATCACGAGTGGCAGAAAAAGACTGCTACGGGGCACTGCATAGACTTTGTCCCTTTTGTGATCACACTAGCTGCGACAAACTTGTGCACCGATGTCCTTTTGTTGGTTTTGCCTACACGTGAGATCTGGAAGCTCCAAATCCCCTGGCCTAGGAAGATCGGTTTGTCGATTATATTTACTCTGGGTGTCAT TGTCTGCACCATCTCGATTGTCCGTCTCGAAAACCTGATTGCAATCAGTGATTCAGATATCACTT GGTCAGATACTTACTCCCACCTTTGGACTGCGATCGAGAGCAGCCtcggggtggtggtatccTGCCTGCCCAGCTTGATGCCAATTGTGCGCCTAGTAAGGGACAGGAAATTGCGGCGCAGCGGAAAATCTTTTAGTCTTCCACAGGATGGCTCATCTTCCTACCCGAGTTACGTGCGACCGCCGTACGAGCTGTCAAAGCTGTCAAATCATGTTACCTCGGGGAGTCGGACAAGACATCGGTCGGGAAGTAGTCGCTCGGACTTAATCCAGAAGGCTGTTGGGGATATTGAGATCGTCACTGAGATTAATCAACAGGTGGAGTCGGTCAGTCAATGTGGCTTCGAGACTTAG
- a CDS encoding uncharacterized protein (COG:S;~EggNog:ENOG410Q211;~TransMembrane:7 (o12-33i45-69o89-111i123-144o167-193i205-225o245-267i)), giving the protein MESASYDAGPGILGLTWAATGVATLIMLLRLIAKHRIRNLSWDDATMVFAYALAIASSILITIAISHGYGRHGYELDRTDRILTTKLYTVFQCVTIVSTGTGRVAFVLYLMPIFRHKYLTGHLLWLIFALQLIANYVSPVTILARCSDIRAIWDVSVKSKCWNPNILIIYSYVQCTINTATDLYLAIFPAYTLWSLNLKRRTKTILIILMSLGLIAMVGSIMRIINLPSLSIIDDESAATNRLTIWALLECYLVITTASIPCIRTLVLDSVRLLVNSSRSRSHREADSRRTMQNTWGDYHISRSHRVAVGDDVEDRRHILGDVELGRYSHTGISKLVEVTVAEESIPKWI; this is encoded by the exons ATGGAGTCTGCATCCTACGATGCTGGCCCTGGCATTCTGGGCCTCACTTGGGCAGCAACGGGTGTAGCAACCCTCATCATGCTGTTGAGGCTCATTGCGAAGCATCGCATTCGCAACCTTTCTTGGGACGATGCAACCATGGTCTTTGCTTAT GCTTTGGCTATTGCGTCTTCCATACTTATCACCATAGCAATCTCTCACGGATATGGACGACATGGTTACGAACTCGATCGAACGGACCGTATATTGACTACAAAGCTCTACACGGTGTTTCAATGCGTCACGATCGTCAGCACGGGCACAGGAAGGGTCGCTTTCGTGTTATATTTAATGCCCATTTTCCGACACAAATACCTCACTGGACATTTACTGTGGCTCATATTCGCCCTTCAACTCATCGCCAATTACGTCAGTCCAGTGACTATTCTGGCCCGGTGCTCTGATATTCGCGCTATCTGGGATGTTAGTGTGAAGAGCAAATGCTGGAATCCGAATATTCTGATCATATATAGCTACGTGCAGTGCA CTATTAATACAGCCACCGACCTTTACCTCGCAATATTCCCCGCATACACCTTGTGGAGTCTAAACCTCAAACGACGGACAAAGACAATCCTCATCATTCTGATGAGCCTGGGGCTCAT CGCCATGGTAGGATCGATCATGCGGATCATTaatctcccctccctctccatcatcgatGATGAATCGGCCGCAACGAACCGCTTGACAATCTGGGCATTGCTAGAATGCTACTTGGTCATCACGACGGCATCGATTCCCTGTATCCGGACCTTGGTGTTGGATTCTGTACGACTGCTAGTTAACAGCAGTCGATCACGGTCGCATCGGGAGGCAGATAGTAGGAGGACAATGCAGAACACATGGGGCGATTATCACATCTCGCGAAGCCACCGTGTAGCAgtgggtgatgatgtcgaggacAGACGGCACATTCTGGGTGATGTTGAGTTAGGACGGTACAGTCATACCGGGATAAGCAAGTTGGTTGAAGTGACTGTTGCGGAGGAGTCGATACCAAAATGGATATGA
- a CDS encoding uncharacterized protein (COG:I;~EggNog:ENOG410PIPV;~InterPro:IPR036188,IPR002938;~TransMembrane:1 (o12-29i);~go_function: GO:0071949 - FAD binding [Evidence IEA]), protein MTVSDNDKPLRIAIIGGGIAGVTLLLALLKHTPRQNIVPHLYEATPEFSEIGAGIAFGSNSIRAMELIDAELAAAYNRHATFQPDTGALDKKLWSSYRMGMDGKGPPSNSLKAGEYLHEVHAPVARSSVHRARFLEAMTALLPPEGGYVSFGKRLVSIDEGTDGVTVHFADGTSVSVDAVLGCDGIKSRVRQILLEREEAANAIFTGKYAYRGLIPMDEAVAALGEYTARNNHFHWGYGGHLLTFPIEHGKTMNVVAFRTKVNGIWEHGSQWVLPGNKKQMLQDFESWGPDVRAILSLMRNADIWAMFDHAPASTYHRDGRICLVGDAAHASTPHQGAGAGMAVEDVFVLSRLLGEVREKSHLGRAFMAYDAVRRPRTQQLVRTSRDAGMLYECQKEGVWDDVDKIRENLNMRMRWIWELDVEQHLQDALDIFHTINGPV, encoded by the coding sequence ATGACCGTGTCCGACAATGACAAACCTCTCCGAATTGCCATTATCGGTGGCGGTATCGCAGGtgtcaccctcctcctcgcgctGCTGAAGCACACCCCCCGTCAGAATATCGTACCACACCTCTATGAAGCCACCCCGGAGTTCTCTGAGATTGGGGCGGGGATCGCCTTTGGGTCAAATTCTATTCGTGCCATGGAGCTCATTGACGCCGAGCTAGCAGCAGCATACAATCGACATGCGACATTTCAGCCAGATACAGGCGCCTTGGATAAGAAGCTTTGGTCCAGTTACCgaatgggaatggatggaaaagGACCACCGTCGAACAGTCTGAAAGCAGGCGAATACCTGCACGAGGTGCATGCGCCAGTTGCAAGGAGCAGTGTTCATCGCGCACGGTTTCTTGAGGCTATGACGGCACTTCTTCCACCTGAAGGGGGGTACGTGAGTTTCGGCAAAAGACTGGTATCGATAGATGAGGGAACAGACGGAGTCACCGTGCACTTTGCAGATGGGACTTCCGTTTCTGTCGATGCCGTTCTGGGGTGTGATGGAATCAAGTCCCGAGTGCGGCAAATTCTGCTTGAAAGAGAGGAGGCAGCCAATGCTATCTTCACGGGTAAATATGCTTATCGAGGTCTGATCCCGATGGATGAAGCAGTTGCCGCTCTAGGAGAGTACACAGCACGCAATAACCATTTTCACTGGGGATATGGCGGCCATCTGTTGACGTTTCCGATTGAGCACGGAAAGACAATGAATGTCGTGGCCTTCCGAACAAAGGTAAATGGTATCTGGGAGCATGGGTCACAGTGGGTGTTACCgggaaacaagaaacagatGCTGCAGGACTTTGAGAGCTGGGGACCAGATGTCCGAGCCATTCTGTCATTGATGCGAAATGCAGATATATGGGCCATGTTTGATCATGCGCCCGCTAGTACCTATCATCGGGATGGTCGCATCTGTCTCGTGGGAGATGCAGCCCATGCAAGTACACCGCATCAGGGCGCCGGAGCCGGTATGGCAGTGGAAGACGTCTTTGTTCTATCTCGTCTCTTGGGTGAAGTCCGTGAGAAGAGCCATTTGGGGCGGGCATTCATGGCGTATGATGCCGTGCGGAGACCTCGCACTCAGCAACTTGTGCGCACTAGTCGGGATGCTGGCATGCTTTATGAGTGCCAAAAGGAGGGTGTGTGGGATGACGTTGACAAGATTCGCGAGAATCTGAACATGCGCATGCGCTGGATCTGGGAACTAGATGTGGAGCAGCACCTGCAAGATGCGTTGGATATTTTTCATACTATAAACGGACCGGTGTAA